Genomic DNA from Theobroma cacao cultivar B97-61/B2 chromosome 3, Criollo_cocoa_genome_V2, whole genome shotgun sequence:
TAACAAGTGTACCAGTTATTGTGGTGTTTTGAACCAAGAATATGCCAGTTTTGGGGGTAAAGCAATAACAAACCTCACTCTCATGGAGAAGGAATTGATATCCTTGTCAAGAGtatcaagaagaaaaattgcCTGAATAACCATATTGTCAACTCGGTTGACATTGAACTTAACCTTTGCTCTGCTGTAACTGTGGCCCAGACCAAGTTGAGCTTTTTCTAAGTCCCCAGGCTATGAAGTTTAAGAAGAGATGGGAAGATAGAGAAAACCAAATGAGAAAAACACACGCTTGTAGCTGTCTTGCTGAAAGAGAAATTAAGGTAAAACATAATGAATTTGCAAACCTTTAGGTCCTTGATAAACTTATCAAAATGCAATCGCACACCACGAAGAAGCTCAAGAACAAACTCTCCACTCTGGCATGTAATTTTAGTTGTCTCAGAGATGTGAGAACCAAGCTTAGGCTCGGCAACTCCCACACTGAACTTGGACTTCTTGCCTTCCTTGACTTTAGGGAGATTCAGCTCCAAAAAGCTCCTTAGCTCATCAGTCATAAGCCCTGCCAATCAAACCACACATAACCCAATAATTAACCCAGCTTCAACAGCAACCCGATGTTCAAAAGAATGTGCACAGTTACTGATTCTATTAAATAATGGTGTCTTCCTTTAGCTTAGTAGTTTGAAGAGCTTGTTGCACATGAAACTTCAAGATGagcaatataataagaaaaaaccCCAAAATACAAATAGCAAAACCTAATTTACAACCACTGAAAGGTATTTACAGAAATAATAGGCCAAGAATGTGTACTCCTGGTTGAAGTGAACTCTCTATTTCCATAGAACAGAAAACCATAAACAAAGTGCAACCAGAGTGTTCAGTCCAAGTATTCCAAAAGTACTCAATAAACCTGTGCTGTTCTGCCAGTGAGAGTGACTGGAAGGAAGGCTCAGAACCTCATAGGTTTATTGAGAATAGACTCAACAGGAAGGCATAAGCAGCCTTGGTTGATCTTTGCAGCTTaatttatacttggagattcCTCTGACTAGTCAAATGACTCCAAGAGGCTTCAGTTGATGAGCAACAGCCTATGGCAAGGGAAAGCTTGCTGACGCTTTGGCAGAAATGCGCTATAAACAATGCCTTTTTACAGCCATGCCCATCAGATATAGCTACCTATACAGAGAATCTAACTCACTTCCGCtcacaaaattcaaaatcagcaGAAATAATCAATCTCACCAAAGAAAAATCCTTTATTCATAGCAACTCCCAACACCACCAAGTAAAGACAATCACTTtcataaaactaaaaaaaaaaaactacaacTGTACTAGCAGAAGCCCACAGAGGAAAGAGGCAGCCAGAAAACCCAtataatcaaaacaatattacTAAGGACAAAATAAAACGACCTCAGAAgcttgaaaaacaaaataacttagaaatgataaaacaaaaaaaaagtgtaaaatctTCTATTACCTTCAGAAACAGAGTTGCATTGGTTGAGAGCATCAAGAGCGGACTCGAAGGGGTGAAAAGCAGTGAGTTGGACCACCTTACCGAACCGGTTCAGATCCGCAACCGAGTTCCTAACTGCCTCTGTGTTCTGGCCGATTTCGTCGAGCCCCTGAGCCTGTAACAGTGCATACCCGGAAGCTGACTCGTACAATAAGTAAAGAGCCATTGAAGAAAGGCTCCAAACACCCACCCACAAAAAAGCTTGAGCTTTGTTCGCTTCAAAATAATCAAACTCAACTAAAAGGCTGTATTTTGGGGGTGGGTTCGAGTTGGCCGGTGTTATCCGGGGTTTGGGAAAAAGAGCAACTAGGGTTTAAGGCTTCGAGCATTTATATCCTGCAATTCTTTTACCAAAATATCGCATTGGTCCCCGTTGTTTTGAATTGTTCAATTGAGTCCTCGTGACTCTtgagtttgattttgtttaattgaatctagGGTTTCTTTTGGGCTTTATCtgtgcttgggcttggtgagTTATGGTTTCAGATTTCGGTTGCCCTTTTGCTTGCAACACAActttgagagaaaaagagggagaCGTCCCAAGGACAAAACTCAATGTGCCCATTCATAGTCCAGGGTGCCCCAACGCTGGCCCAATACTTgcaaaataaagaattatatatacatactgTGTTTCCTGCGGTTTGATCCTGGGTAATGATGTGTAAACAAGTTAAAGTaaaacgtttttctttttctaattaaaaagAGGATGATTTGAAACCAACTCTACGAGTTTAAAGATATATAATCacttattattaaattaaatatttgttcacaaattcaataataaaaagttttgTTTGCTTAAAAGATAAGGTTTTCTTTCTAACACTTATATGTGAAGAAGGTAAGTACAGAAATTCATTTCTCATGTCATGAACAATATAAACACGAAGCCTATGGTGATTTCCAAGAATCCAACTCTAGAGAAAAGCATAATGCATATGCATGTGGAGGTGTTCAATTATGCTAACTTTGGACCTCTAAGAAGTATGCAACAACTTTAGCAAATGACTTGCAAATGGTTTGAGTTGATTAGAGAAGAGAAATTTTGTATtgtgtaaaaaaaattgagggggatatatatatacaagagAGATTCTCATTAATTTAGGAGAGTATTAAGCAAACTGTATTGCATCGTAACCTAATCTTATTAGGTTAGTCTATAATATGTATAACTTATATAATTACGTTAACATCCCCTTAAGGTGATATGCAATTTGAATTTCGGAACTAACTCTTGAATCAACCAAGAAGATGtgttttgataaaaatatcaacaaaTTGATTTGAATAGAATACAAAATTTAGATCGAGAGTCtcttaaataatataatatccTACAAAATGATAATCAATCTCAATATGCTTGATGGAAAGTGACACAGGTCCAATATCAtctgaaataataaaatatcgtATAACAACGTTTATCTATTTCAGGCAACAAGATTACATAGAATTGCTCTTCAGAGGTGGAGAGGCTAGCCGGTGGTGGTCTttggtaaaaagaaaataggtaCAACTTGAACATAATTGTGACAGGGGAAAGAGGCTTAGAATGAAAAGATGAAAAACTAAACATTATGACTCTAATATCAtattacaagaaaataaatttaatattttagatTATGAATTtgtacaagaaaaataatatataaaaaaattcttaattatttaaaagataatcAAATTAATGGTATCTTAatctaatataattaaattaacagAAAGAACCTCACTTTATAATCTATAATGAAAACACATATGACaattttagatattatttCGGAGTATTCAAGGATACCCAGAGAGCCCACCAAAGGACCAGCATATACAATATGAAGAATCATATTCATATATCcttttacctttttcttttagttcAGCAGGGCCTTGGAGGAAGTTGATGGTGTGAAGCCTAAAGGTTGAATCATACCCTATAAGCGATTTCCTTTTTCACCAAGCTTGTTAGTTTACTACAATTACTTAAACTGTTCAGTTTTggtaaacttttttttctctgaGTCGCAATGTGATACAGTTAGCCAACAACTTTGTTACCCTACAATGGCTGcccttcttttccttttattgcACAGGCTCTAAGACAAAGGCATGGTTTAACTTCTTATCAAGAATCTTCtgattcttttcctttaaagaTCCAACAGGCCAAGTCTGGGTGCATCGCCGTATACTACACAGTGTATAGGCTGAAATGGAGTTAGATTTCCCAGTTTCATTACCTTCAGTACTTCATAGTCCTCACTTGAAAGATTAATTAGTCCTTGGGTTTTGGAAAGATTTTGTGAGAATGCTCATAATTGAGTGGTGTGTTATTGTGAGAGACTGCTGTCCCCACCCAAGAGATCTTGCTTTTGACAAATGATCACTAATGCTtgctttatttaaaaattatttaggaTGATGAGAGCTAAGGCAACTTGAAATGATACCATATTTTTATCCTAACCGAATTATTATTTGGTAAAGATGTAACATATGATACTGacgaaaattaaaaaaaaaaaagcaaaaagaagtTTATAAGTTAGTAGGCCCTTTCTTTGTACTAAAGGGGCACTTGAATGTGAAAGTTGAATTTGTCATGTCCACTCACTGCTAACTGCAATTTGCTTCTCAGTACTCTCTTGGTACGGCGAATCccttttggttttctttttcctttttctttatttttctctctggTAGCTTACATGCTCTCTTCATTCTTAACCTAAACCTAACAATGGTTCCTGCTATTTACTATCACTTGGTGACTATGGAGGCTTGGATTCAAGTCTTACCCCTTATTTACTAGCCCTCAAAAGCTCCACTCGATTAATATGATTGGTCCTTTGGTCAAATAACCTGAATGTAAGGGTATACAAGAAAGGAGGGTAGGGTCATTAATTGATGAGAAATAAGATGGTGATAATAGGGTCAAGTCTCGAGTCCACTCATTGCTGTTCCTTGGAAAGCTCTGCTGGCATGGCCTAGTGAATTGCATTGCTTTCTTTATGAATGTGGGGCTTCTCCTTTCTCATTTTCAGTTCTCAATCATGTTTCTCCAGAGCTGGAATCACTAACACATGAACGACAATGAAATCCAAAAGTATAGTGAACATTTGATGCaccaataataaaattcattccCCTAAATCTGATGGAGTTCTAATGAATGAGCAAGGGTTAGAGCCTTAATTAGAGGGAATTTCTTgccattatattctttttagtCTCATATCTCGACCAACATTCAGTATTCAATGGCTCTCTTTATAGCTACTATATATCTAAACCTGACCACTGGCCATTGATAAAAGCTCATCTTTAGCCATTAATTTGTCAGCTGTTAGCAACTTAATGGCGCATGTATGTAAAGGCCTCACTTCCGTTGACACTAATTGATACTTCAATTAACCAGTTGGgtaaaactagagctagacaCTATTGTTTACTCACATTGGAGGACTTGCTATCTGCTTAATAAGTATTAGATGTGAGAGAGTGAAGAGTTTGCAGAGAAACCCCACAAGAAAACACATTGCCCTGGCCAAAACCCATATCCTGTTTGTTGCTTCAGGACTGCAAAAAGTCGTAGATGAGTGACTGAGAAgataatgatttaatatgaaTTCATTGGCGAGCTGAACAGGGCCAACAGACTGGTTTGGCTTGTGTGGGCAAAATGGATTTTAGCCAATTTCCTGTTGGAGACAGCCTGTTACCCACTATCATAAGCTGCAATAGCAAGCCCCGAGGAAATTCATTGTTAACTCCAAGCCCCAGCTCCTGCTTGTGGCTTTCTATTGGAAATAACCTCATCGTAATTAGACTACTTCACTCCCAAAGGCCACCCATGTTGTGAACCGAAGGACATGTTGGGTGGTTTAATTATATATGCCAAAATGGAGTAGTAGataaagaatgaaaaacaAGAAGTAGTTTATAACTATAGCAAGGGGGTATttttgcctttcaaaaaaaaaacaaaactataGCAAGGGATTCCGAggcaaaattttccatgatatttttcaagaattaCCTGCTttaggaaaaagaagaggaattTAATGGTTTCACAGGATTTTGTTAACGTTTCCAGAATGACCTGTCCTGCTAAGCTAAAGAAATCTGCATTCACCACTGGCTGAGTTCACTGCGCAAACGCGTTCAACAAAGACTTCTGTGCTTTTAACTCCAAATGGAATCTCATTACTACTGGAAGCAGCTCGAATTCTCCAAGCAGAGCACCATGTGGAAGTAGTAAATGCACTAAATCGTTACCCCACCACTAAAATCCTTATATTTACACACCGAAAAGTCAAGTTTATTAAATCCTTGCCATTATTGAGTGCTTGGTGTTcacttgataaaaatacactaaaaggagaaaacagaaaaaattacaaacaaaaaaaaagagagagtaAAATGCTTCCAGTTCCAGAGAagaacatttttattttacaaatatctttttcttttctttcaatgAATGCTTGTCCAGGAGCCTGTGCTTCTCCTTGGCTCTGCAGTTTCTTTGTTTCTGCTTAAAGTGTTGAGTTCATAATTTGCTGAAAAGTTCAGCATTGAAATCCTTCCAGCTTTTAAGGTTCTATAACTGCGAGGTAAATTTTCTCAGAATCTCGGTGCTATGTTTCATTACCTTGTTTTTGCCAAAGTTGTAACGTTTCTGTCATAACTCTGTGACAAATCCGTGTCATTCCTTGTCGGTGGTCTTCTGTTTCAAATACTTTTCAGCTATAAACTCGTCTTTGTTGCCTTTGCTTCATATTAGGTTCAAGTGGCTTCTCCCATCTTTGGCTGCCTATAGTCACTTACCGTAAGGAACtataaaaggaagaaaacttTCCATGGAGAATTGTAGCTTGTTTTTACTGTTATGTCTTACATGGAGTCTGTTTATCTTGAGTGACTCTCAATTACAAACCTCTCAAACGCAAGTGCTTCTTCAGCTAAAGAAGCATTTAGAGTACCCAAAGCAACTAGAGATATGGTATGATCGTAAAacagaattttgttttttatctcCATCTGCACAAGTAAACATCTCATGCCAGTACAATTCTGTGACTGAGCTCAAAATAATGGGTGATAAGCCTGCCAGTGAGGTTAGTGATTTTCATGGTTTTGCAATACCCAACCAAACTTTATCAGAGAGTTTCTCAATGGATTCCTTTGTTACAACTCTGTCGAGGCTACCAAGCTTGAAAGTTCTTAGTCTGGTCTCTCTGGGCATATGGGGTCCTCTTCCAGATAAAATTCATCGGTTGTCTTCACTTGAATATTTGGATTTGAGTTccaattttctctttggcTCAATACCTCCTAAAATTTCCACATTGGTGAAGCTTCAAACTTTTGCGTTAGATGATAATTTCTTTAATGACTCGATTCCCAGTTGGTTAGACTCTTTGTCTAATCTGACAATTCTGAGCATGAGGAATAACCGGCTGAAAGGTCCTTTCCCATCTTCAATAAAGGGCATTACTACTCTCACTAATCTTGCTTTGTCTAGCAATGAGATAACAGGGAAATTGCCAGATCTTAGCAGCTTAAGAAATCTGAATGTGCTGGATTTGAGCGGAAACAAATTAGGTTCTTCTTTGCCGACGATGCCCAAAGGCGTGGTTATGGCTTTCCTCAGCAACAACTCTTTCTTCGGGGAAATTCCACCAAAATATGGCCAGCTAAGTCAGCTTCAGCACATTGATGTCTCATTCAATATGCTAAGTGGCACACCTCCAGCTGAACTTTTCTCATTGCCAAACATCATTTACTTGAATGTGGCATCAAATACGTTAAGCGGGTCCCTTTCAGACAACCGAAGCTGTGGCAGCAACCTGAAGTTTGTTGATATATCGAACAACAGGCTAATGGGAAGCTTGCCTTCTTGTTTGCACTCTGAATCACGCAATAGAGTTGTTAAGCTCAGTGGCAATTGTTTATCCGTCGATGGACGTCATCAGCACCCAGAGTCCTATTGCAGAGACCTAGAAGTTAATATGTACAGGGCCAACGCTGGTGCCAAGGGCATAGGAGTATTAGTTAGTCTCATTGTAGGAATAGCTGTTGTTATAGTGCTTCTGGCTATTGGCTTTCTCATTGTGTGTAGAAGATACTGCCCTCGAGGTATATCGGAGCAGCATTTGCTGCATAAATCAGTACAAGACAACTCAACAGCAGGGTTCTCATCTGGGATCCTAACCAATGCAAGTAGGTTATTCACTAACCAGAAAATGGCTTAACTTTTCACTCGGAAATAGTTTTCTgtgagaaaattttgatgaatatatatggtgctcatatttcttttcccctttgaTTCTTCAGGGTATATATCTGAAGCTGCAAAGTTGGGCACACAAGGCCTCCCAGCTTGTCGGTCATTCACTTTGGAAGAGCTAAAGGAAGCTACAAACAACTTTGATGACTCTGCTTTTCTGGGTGAAGGTTCATATGGAAAGGTAAAAATCCTTGCAATATATAAATTTCCATTAAAGCAATAACCCTTGTTCAGCTATTCCTCACTGCATTTCCCTGCATTGTGTTCCCAGCTTTTCAAAGGAAGACTGGAGAGTGGAACCCAAGTTGCTATAAGGTGCCTGCCTACATCAAAGAAATACTGGATTCGAAATCTCAAACTCAGGTTGGATATACTTGCAAAGATTCGCCACCCGCACTTGGTTTGCATTTTGGGGCACTGCATTGAAGTTGGACAAGATGACGGCAGCGTTAACAGAGTCTTCCTTGTATATGAATACATTccaaatgggaattttcgttCTCATCTTTCTGGTATAACCTTGGACTCCAATTTTCTACATTCGATTGTTTTATTATACCATAATGCATATTGATTACGCCTTACATTCTTTCTAGAAGAGAATTGCTCTGGAGGGGTTCTCAATTGGTCAGAACGATTAGCAGTTTTAATTGGAATTTGCAAGGCCGTGCACTTCTTGCATACTGGAGTTATGCCCGGTTTCTTTCACAACCGATTGAAGACCAATAACATCTTGCTCAACGAGCATAGAATGGCAAAACTGGGTGATTACGGGCTGTCGATCATCTCTGAAGAAAACGGCAATTATGGGGTAAGGGTCCTCATTATGCTAATCAAAGGTTAGCTTTGAACTAGAACTCTTGTTTCAATTGATTACAAACTTACAACCATATTCTCGAATTGCAGGCAAAAGGAGAGGACCCTAAATCATGGTAAGTACTACTTTTATTTCATCTGCTTATGTTCACGttaaattttgcttttaatGTCAGTTCAGCATATTAGCAGTTTTGAGCATAGAAATTTACCCTTTGAACAAAATTTTCCAGGCAAATGACAAGATTAGaggatgatatttatagctttGGACTCATTTTGCTGGAGTCAATGATAGGGCCTTCGATGGCTGCTAAAAAAGAGGCGACTCTACGAGATGAATTGGTATGCGCCGAAACTCTGAGTACTCTTAGAACTACTACATTTCACATTTCCAGCATTGCGCAGCAGAGAGAAGGCTATGCATATAATCATGTCCTGCAACCtatgttttacattttctttcaattgaGGTTGTTGATTTATCACAAAATCTCTGAAATTATATACGCTGTCATTTTAGCAGGAATTGTTACGCAACCAGGATGGGCGGGCAAGGATCATGAACCCAGTTGTTTCAGCTACTTGCTCGCAAGAATCTATATCAATCATGATTTCCATTACAAATAAGTGCATTTGTCCAGAATTATGGAGCCGTCCATCTTTCGAGGACATCCTTTGGAATTTGCAATATGCAGCACAAGTCCAGGCGAATGCAGATGCTGAACAAAGGTTCGGCCGTGTATAGCTCTTTACATGTGGAGCAAGTTTGTAATTATTCTATATTTTGTTTAGAATTgtaacaaaagaaattttatttggAATGTCTAGCTAAGCTAACCATGTCAAAAGCAAGCAAGTAGCGTATTTCAGGCAAGTGCTCAAGAGTATAAATTGGCAGGAGAAGGGAAAAACAACGGGTGAATGAAACCAAAGAGAATAGTGCCTGAGAGGGTATGGGGAGGTAAAAATTTGAAGAGGTTCCCCTCTGCTGAATTGCCAGAAACTATATAACAAAATTGCAATGCCGAAGTAGCTTATCCTACGGCAACAAGAAAGCTGGGAAACATATATACTAGTAAAAAATCTCCACCTTGCACTTGCCATTAGACTTTCGACCCATCAGAGACTAAAATTGATATTTACAGTAAAGGCAAAAGCTGATTCTTTACCGGCAGACGGCAGCAAGAGTTTAGGGCAAAATCGAGCCTACAGTCAGTTTCTGTGAATGAGTAGCAGCATTCGTATGTTGTAGATGCAATGCAGTCAAAAGTCCTCGCCAAGTCTCCACATGTGCGCTGCCAACTTGAAAGTCAAGAAGCTTTTTCTGCTTCTTGTAATAATCTTCAAGTGGCTTACTCTAAAAAAGGCCAAAGACATTATTCATTGGAAACTCATGCCTTTTCGCTTATGTCATATGAATTCTCAATAATGTTGATTTAACCACCCTAATTATAAGAACTGTACATGCAAAAACTTTTAGGAAATATATCAGGATTCAAGAAAGCTCATTGGAGTCCTGAGAATATCAACTTTTCTGCAAAGTACAATAAGTGAAGAATAAAAAGGTTACATGTTAACAAAAGTGATTGATTGTTTAAACCACCATGGGATTTAATAATTgatcctttttcctttttctgatAACCAATAATTAACCAAAGACTGATTGATTTAGAGATATATGTCACATAGAGCTAAATCATTCAGCTTCCCTTTCTTACACAGGTTTTAGGTTTATAGGGCTTCTTCAATCATgcaaaaatttctcaaaaagtAGATTAAGAGATCCTGGTAGAGGGTAATAATGGAAACAAGTTAATTCAAACAGTGGCGATTGGATAATCAGGACCATTTAAAATAATGACCAAAGACCAAAacctttttctattttgttttcttgccctttttttcaatttctttttcttctttctttcccttttgtGCCTTAGaatcaatatatcataaaGACAACTTAAGCTAATGGAGCACAATAGAAACAACTTAATCAATATATCCCTTTTGtaccaaaattataaaacagtAACTTGGATGCAAGAGATGTGAGAGCTAAAGACTACCTGTTTGGTATAGTCTTGGAGTCTTTCCTTCCAAGAAGCTTCTGCAATAGCAATGAAGGAAATTAGGTCTTGCTGTGCTGTAAGGGCATATCAAATGTTGAAGTACGATAGTCAAAAGAACTCACCCCCTTGAGTGTTCGTCACCAAGTCTTCTGTGCATAAGAAATTCACAACAAGATCAATCTCAGCAAGTTGGTCCAGAATCTCCTACAGTTAGATATAAAACTTTGAGCAGATTCATATCATATAATGCAACAAAAAGAACTAACATTGATAATTACATAATCTCTTTGGACATGAAGTTAGACGTTAATGAGTTGTTTTAGCAGTAAAAGACTTACAGCCTGAGTCCGTGATCGAGGAATTCCATCCAGAATAAAACCAGTTTCACCTCTGTAATGGCCATCTTCCAACCTCTTTGACAACAGTCCCAAGATTATATCCTCCTGGACAAGCTCACCATGATTAACTGCATTCGCAATCTATAACAATCACAAATATAATGCAAAAAAGAGGATGAGTGACTTATCCAATCGTGTAAAAATGATCAATCAAACGCGAAGCTGTACATACTGTTCAATTAACCATTGAGATAATCATTCTTTGATTCTTGTCTTTaatagagaagaaaaattacTTCTGAAGagcaatttaaataaattacaagaataaaacaaaaaaataatttcaagaaacaaagaaaatatgaataaggggataaaagaatgaaaagaaGAGGGAGAGACCTGTTTGTAAAGAATAGAGTGAGGGCTGAGTTCTTGACGAACAAGGCTCGCCATTGAAATGTGGGGAACTTTTAGAAGTTTAGACAGCCTCTCCGCGTACACGTGCTTCTTGGCGCGTGGGTTTCCGACGAACGCCCACTGCACTCCTCTTAAAGGGACGGAGCCTTCGGTGTCAGCCATTGGAGTCGACCGAACAAGCTGATGGCGGCGAGGCTCCTGTGATGGCCCGTAGTAGTAGCAATAGTCGGGGTCAAGTAGCGGTTCGGCAGCTCCATGGAATTCCCTTACGGTGATCTGAAGAAGTCGATAGAGCGGCGGCGCCGCCACCGTTACGACTGCGGCGGAGCTGGTGCTTAGGCGGCTGAGCGTAGTGATCATGGCATGGCAGAGGGAGACGGAGGGCTCAAACCGATGAACAAAATGTACAGTTCAGTTTAGCGAGTGAACTTTTCTCCCCGCACTACATAGGTTGGAGGCAAGATTTGTCTGCCACGTCACGTTCTTCCTAAGGGGCCCCCGCGCTTAaggatatttttatgagaaaattctGAAATTCAGTAGtttctataaattaatatcttgaattataaaaacttattaatcAATCaagatattatttatatattaattaataaaaaattaatttattaaaacatttttattttttaatactaaacttaatatatgaattatgtattgtgattatacaaatattatctaaaaattaaattacgaattatcattatttattaccagtaaattattaaaaatgataaaaaaataaaactaaggaaaataattttatattggaACTTGTTTAGTACAAAGATGCACTGAAAATAATAATCacattatataattttttcttacaaTACGAGAATactatatcaaaattttttaatgtattaaaaaacattaaagatagatctaaagagaaaaaaaataactaatatTGAAATCATAGTttactaaaattttttaattgagtcatgtatatatataatttttatatataaaaaaattattaatttatatataaagtaagatttatatattttttaaatatattattttataaatttaataaattattaatttatcatgtTAATCTCAAATTGAGATCAATcacaaatattatttaataaaaattattaatttataaaaattttactgtACATGAATCTCCCCTTTCAAGacaatattgaaaataatacaCCGTTGAACTCGAGAAGCAGCCACTAAATTTGAGGGCGTGACAtgttaaaacaaaacaagataAAACGGTAAGTAAACAaatagaaaaaggaagagcAAGGAACATGGACCAGAGATCTCAAAGAAACCTTAAAACATATGATCAAAGCTAATCAGttgataatattattataaacttAAGCCTTGAAATTCCATAGGTTGctacagaaaaaaaaaacaaaaagaaaaagaagagctCAGATGCCCTTCTCAAGCATTGCCCTGACCCTTATCGGAAGACCATACAGCCTTATAAACCCAGCAGCATCAGCTTGATCATATATCTGTCCACTCTCAAAGGAGGAGATATCCTGCCTGTACAAGCTATGGGGACTGGTCCGACCTGTTACAGAAACAGATCCTTTGTATAGTTTCAGAGTGACAGAACCGGTGGTTGTTTCAGTAATCTTCTCCATAAATGCATCCATGGACTCACGAAGTGGGTCAAACCACCTTCCAGCATAAACTAGCTCAGCATACTTGAGGGCAAGTGAATCTTTAACTTGAATGGTTTCCCGGTCAAGTGTTAGAGACTCCAGCTCACGAACAGCATTGAATAGAATGGTACCACCAGGAGTTTCATAGACTCCACGACTTTTCATACCAACAAGCCGGTTTTCAACCATGTCAATACGACCAACTCCATGTCTCCCGCCAATCTCATTGAGTTCAGCAAGAAGAGAAGCCGGTGAAAGATTCTTTCCATTAACTGAAACAGGGATACCAGAAACAATTCCAATTTCCACATATCTGCAGGAATTGCTTGCATTAAAAAGTTGTTAATTGGCATATAAAACACAAGAAAATCATTAAGTGGTAGGTAAACATACTCAGGTTGATCAGGTGCATCTTCTGGGTCAACACTCATCATGTACATATCTTTCTTTGGTTCATTGGCTGGGTCCTCCAAG
This window encodes:
- the LOC18605077 gene encoding probable inactive leucine-rich repeat receptor-like protein kinase At3g03770 isoform X4, whose product is MENCSLFLLLCLTWSLFILSDSQLQTSQTQVLLQLKKHLEYPKQLEIWYDRKTEFCFLSPSAQVNISCQYNSVTELKIMGDKPASEVSDFHGFAIPNQTLSESFSMDSFVTTLSRLPSLKVLSLVSLGIWGPLPDKIHRLSSLEYLDLSSNFLFGSIPPKISTLVKLQTFALDDNFFNDSIPSWLDSLSNLTILSMRNNRLKGPFPSSIKGITTLTNLALSSNEITGKLPDLSSLRNLNVLDLSGNKLGSSLPTMPKGVVMAFLSNNSFFGEIPPKYGQLSQLQHIDVSFNMLSGTPPAELFSLPNIIYLNVASNTLSGSLSDNRSCGSNLKFVDISNNRLMGSLPSCLHSESRNRVVKLSGNCLSVDGRHQHPESYCRDLEVNMYRANAGAKGIGVLVSLIVGIAVVIVLLAIGFLIVCRRYCPRGISEQHLLHKSVQDNSTAGFSSGILTNARYISEAAKLGTQGLPACRSFTLEELKEATNNFDDSAFLGEGSYGKLFKGRLESGTQVAIRCLPTSKKYWIRNLKLRLDILAKIRHPHLVCILGHCIEVGQDDGSVNRVFLVYEYIPNGNFRSHLSENCSGGVLNWSERLAVLIGICKAVHFLHTGVMPGFFHNRLKTNNILLNEHRMAKLGDYGLSIISEENGNYGAKGEDPKSWQMTRLEDDIYSFGLILLESMIGPSMAAKKEATLRDELELLRNQDGRARIMNPVVSATCSQESISIMISITNKCICPELWSRPSFEDILWNLQYAAQVQANADAEQRFGRV
- the LOC18605077 gene encoding probable inactive leucine-rich repeat receptor-like protein kinase At3g03770 isoform X2; amino-acid sequence: MENCSLFLLLCLTWSLFILSDSQLQTSQTQVLLQLKKHLEYPKQLEIWYDRKTEFCFLSPSAQVNISCQYNSVTELKIMGDKPASEVSDFHGFAIPNQTLSESFSMDSFVTTLSRLPSLKVLSLVSLGIWGPLPDKIHRLSSLEYLDLSSNFLFGSIPPKISTLVKLQTFALDDNFFNDSIPSWLDSLSNLTILSMRNNRLKGPFPSSIKGITTLTNLALSSNEITGKLPDLSSLRNLNVLDLSGNKLGSSLPTMPKGVVMAFLSNNSFFGEIPPKYGQLSQLQHIDVSFNMLSGTPPAELFSLPNIIYLNVASNTLSGSLSDNRSCGSNLKFVDISNNRLMGSLPSCLHSESRNRVVKLSGNCLSVDGRHQHPESYCRDLEVNMYRANAGAKGIGVLVSLIVGIAVVIVLLAIGFLIVCRRYCPRGISEQHLLHKSVQDNSTAGFSSGILTNARYISEAAKLGTQGLPACRSFTLEELKEATNNFDDSAFLGEGSYGKLFKGRLESGTQVAIRCLPTSKKYWIRNLKLRLDILAKIRHPHLVCILGHCIEVGQDDGSVNRVFLVYEYIPNGNFRSHLSEENCSGGVLNWSERLAVLIGICKAVHFLHTGVMPGFFHNRLKTNNILLNEHRMAKLGDYGLSIISEENGNYGAKGEDPKSWQMTRLEDDIYSFGLILLESMIGPSMAAKKEATLRDELELLRNQDGRARIMNPVVSATCSQESISIMISITNKCICPELWSRPSFEDILWNLQYAAQVQANADAEQRFGRV